In Nicotiana tabacum cultivar K326 chromosome 19, ASM71507v2, whole genome shotgun sequence, one DNA window encodes the following:
- the LOC142173746 gene encoding uncharacterized protein LOC142173746: protein MVDFMELFSLGVTIETLPTQFGSPNTIWKRLDRLTYNVEWFDLFGETKFTHLSRICSDHATLLMEYHDEYLNVIQQSWVEEVHGNPFYILHQKTKRVCSALSRWSKATFGDIYEEPKKLEKLIKELEEASITNNTQDIRTKLARTKSEFTSFLILQEKVLRQKVRVKWLDEGEANTAYFHGVIKDRRRKLSILKIKNEEGEWIKGTNDVASAAVQFFQKMFQADIVIEDSQILNVVKKVVTEADNAALTAMPSLQEVKDCVFSIDPDSAPGPDGLSAKFYQSAWEVISYDIH, encoded by the exons ATGGTGGATTTCATGGAACTGTTTTCACTTGGAGTGACAATAGAGACCCTCCCAACACAATTTGGAAGCCCAAACACAATTTGGAAGAGATTAGACAGATTAACATACAATGTTGAATGGTTTGATCTGTTTGGGGAGACCAAATTTACACATCTTTCTAGGATATGCTCTGATCATGCCACGTTGCTGATGGAAT ACCATGATGAATACTTGAATGTTATCCAACAATCGTGGGTTGAAGAGGTTCATGGGAATCCCTTTTATATCCTCCACCAGAAGACTAAAAGAGTATGCAGTGCTTTGAGCAGATGGTCAAAGGCTACTTTTGGTGATATTTATGAAGAACCAAAGAAGTTGGAAAAACTTATTAAGGAACTTGAAGAGGCATCTATTACCAACAATACTCAAGATATCAGGACCAAGTTGGCTAGAACTAAATCTGAATTCACCAGTTTCTTGATTCTACAGGAGAAAGTTCTAAGGCAAAAAGTTAGGGTCAAATGGTTAGATGAAGGAGAAGCCAACACAGCTTACTTCCATGGAGTCATTAAGGATAGAAGAAGAAAGCTTTCCAtcctcaaaataaaaaatgaggaaGGTGAATGGATAAAGGGCACCAATGATGTGGCAAGTGCAGCTGTCCAGTTCTTCCAAAAGATGTTTCAAGCTGATATTGTTATAGAAGACTCTCAAATTCTAAATGTAGTGAAGAAGGTGGTTACTGAAGCTGATAATGCTGCTCTGACAGCTATGCCTTCCCTCCAGGAGGTTAAAGATTGTGTATTCTCGATTGATCCTGACAGTGCACCAGGCCCTGATGGCTTGAGTGCTAAATTCTATCAAAGTGCATGGGAAGTGATTTCTTATGATATACATTAG
- the LOC107819756 gene encoding dicarboxylate transporter 2.1, chloroplastic: MESLALYSPSSATSAAAAATTSFSRLSFHHHLRSRPSSISTAALRPVSSLRSPPSGPGFNLSGPRFNLFHPKPFIFNPLSKPTSKNSPSHKPINASSSPDPDKVVTIDAKPKPQGAKLIPLIISVSIGLIVRFFVPKPPEVSLQAWQLLSIFLSTIAGLVLSPLPVGAWAFLGLTTSVLTKTLTFTAAFNAFTNEVIWLIVISFFFARGFVKTGLGDRIATYFVKWLGKSTLGLSYGLTLSEALIAPAMPSTTARAGGVFLPIIKSLSLSAGSKPGDPSSRKLGSYLIQSQFQSAGNSSALFLTAAAQNLLCLKLAEELGVVISNPWVSWFKAASLPACISLLATPFILYKLFPPETKDTPDAPAMAAKKLDLMGPVTKNEWVMIGTMLLAVSLWVFGDALGIASVVAAMLGLSILLLLGVLDWDDCLSEKSAWDTLAWFAVLVGMAGQLTNLGIVGWMSSCVAKSLQALSLSWPAAFGVLQAAYFCIHYLFASQTGHVGALYSAFLAMHLASGVPGVLAALALAYNTNLFGALTHYSSGQAAVYFGAGYVDLPDVFKMGFIMALVNATIWGIVGTFWWKFLGLY, translated from the exons ATGGAGAGTTTAGCACTTTACTCTCCATCTTCAGCCACTTCCGCCGCCGCTGCCGCCACCACTTCTTTCTCTCGTCTCTCCTTCCACCACCACCTCCGATCACGCCCCTCCTCCATTTCCACCGCCGCTCTCCGTCCAGTTTCCTCCCTCCGATCACCTCCATCTGGTCCAGGATTCAATCTTTCCGGCCCAAGATTCAATCTTTTTCATCCCAAACCTTTCATTTTCAATCCCCTTTCAAAACCCACTTCCAAAAACTCACCATCTCACAAACCCATCAATGCTTCCTCATCTCCTGACCCAGATAAGGTAGTTACTATAGATGCAAAGCCCAAACCCCAAGGAGCAAAGCTCATTCCTTTGATCATTTCTGTTTCAATTGGGCTTATTGTCCGTTTCTTTGTTCCAAAACCACCTGAAGTTTCACTTCAAGCATGGCAATTGCTTTCTATTTTCCTCTCTACCATTGCTGGTTTGGTCCTCAGCCCATTGCCAGTAGGGGCGTGGGCTTTTCTTGGGCTTACAACTTCAGTTCTCACCAAGACTCTAACTTTTACTGCTGCATTTAATGCATTCACTAATGAAGTCATTTGGTTAATTGTGATTTCATTCTTTTTCGCTCGCGGATTTGTCAAGACTGGTTTAGGGGATAGGATTGCCACGTATTTTGTTAAGTGGTTGGGGAAGAGTACACTTGGTTTGTCCTATGGATTGACACTGAGTGAGGCTTTGATTGCACCTGCAATGCCTAGTACTACTGCTAGAGCTGGTGGGGTATTTTTGCCTATTATTAAATCTCTCTCGCTGTCCGCTGGAAGTAAGCCTGGTGATCCCTCCTCCAGGAAGCTTGGTTCTTACTTGATCCAATCTCAATTTCAG TCTGCAGGTAACTCTAGTGCTCTTTTTCTAACTGCTGCAGCTCAAAATCTACTCTGCCTCAAGCTAGCTGAGGAACTTGGGGTTGTAATCTCAAACCCATGGGTGTCTTGGTTCAAGGCTGCTAGTTTACCTGCATGTATCTCCCTTTTGGCTACTCCATTCATCTTGTACAAGCTTTTTCCTCCTGAAACCAAAGATACACCGGATGCCCCTGCTATGGCAGCTAAAAAACTGGACCTCATGGGTCCTGTGACCAAAAATGAATGGGTGATGATTGGCACAATGCTTCTTGCAGTATCTCTATGGGTTTTCGG TGACGCTCTTGGTATTGCGAGCGTTGTTGCCGCAATGCTCGGCTTATCAATTCTCTTGCTGTTGGGAGTGCTTGATTGGGATGACTGTTTAAGTGAAAAATCAGCATGGGATACTTTGGCTTGGTTTGCTGTCCTAGTTGGCATGGCTGGGCAGTTGACAAACCTTGGTATTGTTGGTTGGATGTCTAGTTGTGTAGCTAAATCCCTCCAAGCTTTATCATTGAGCTGGCCAGCTGCATTTGGTGTTCTTCAAGCGGCATACTTCTGTATCCACTACTTATTTGCAAGTCAAACTGGCCATGTTGGAGCACTATACTCTGCATTCCTTGCTATGCATTTGGCGTCTGGGGTGCCTGGTGTATTGGCAGCCCTGGCTTTAGCTTACAATACTAATCTATTTGGTGCTTTGACGCATTATAGCAGTGGTCAGGCTGCTGTCTACTTTGGAG CTGGTTATGTAGATCTCCCGGATGTCTTCAAAATGGGATTCATAATGGCACTCGTCAATGCTACTATATGGGGAATCGTTGGGACATTTTGGTGGAAGTTCTTGGGTCTATACTGA